The following are encoded in a window of Arctopsyche grandis isolate Sample6627 chromosome 4, ASM5162203v2, whole genome shotgun sequence genomic DNA:
- the baz gene encoding par-3 family cell polarity regulator isoform X2, with protein sequence MKVTVCFGSVRVLVPCGGGQLLVRELVAEATRRYRNATGKGSESWIVVRNLRSETGGILDPDDQLKDVADDRETLVATLEGRHDSHLHHGGDGASGSSVGTASPDLFRGGNGLGVGADACGVEVGAGGPGEMAAGGLQVRRGSEPTLNQDNIPLGQPTMAASKRWSAAVVFRDMTSSHMVNDNMDSQLKDKQMPIHNDSNKLHSHLGQPFQRQTNRLSMQFSGPGSGNWIDAADRVQVNNTKSLPRDSARKEPLGQDTSVINSQNHRVEDMLRWVSGVNNNLPQMHMQERPLDRLPEIPVNSSNLMDNVNGGMEIDVGVSVSSRGGQLTTVLLVKGERGLGFTITTRDNPTGGICPIYIKNILPKGAAVTDGRLRAGDRMVSVNGVSVSGLSQQQVVTLLRNTPTHSTVTIVVERPQTAAVQTVSAVHNRTQRVEPQPNYNKYRDMQDTGSPKKTPNKDDAGRVSSMVHAINQNHNSSMRGHIRKSSSKDDILYREQVNKSDQSLQDALNSSNTVLGLRHRSVMRLDIPVYDSEKAGLGISVKGKVTVGSNPQDLGIFIKSVLNGGAASRDGRLHTNDQLLNINGVSLVGQSNAEAMETLRRALVHTRSNIQGNISLTIARRTESMDSIARWKDDTPPNVNESSNSNDNILTHSQSFSPSQNTVIYNSNSPHKSINSNLSREQNKSVVMLDSNYNKSIQVDSNLSKVGEQHIGSNNINSSNSKKHSSIVNINNNNTTWINDKVEDSRNFQEMDNKLRETSDRDAKRDSFEWGRLDGWNPVIDRLTGLRNVSYCLATQDDSTILNGGREHVSRAMHPPNALRHNLRSSQPQHNVIIEEDYGSNKNGPGGVWESGSESGCGNDAIGFSRDAVGRRSMSEKRHAAMDAKNTGTYKKLKEQRSANSAAPVGPSLGMRKSSSLESLQTAIQEVTLHGHHHLRQNDPLYGRVHQPRKHWLTDNGNEGMVRGTPTQSSLTHKKPSIFKSLSSMLGFGKQRPKISETRSEIYSSVPSRSHPGRASEKSLKSDAIERLQQEAPPKNSDGNSNSDGTNQARRNEQQPIHNGTHSRQPSSDRLADGEDRLVDSRGMQWVPPYRHPPSRTGTGSHTVSQVMEGPWGGDHYVNYDEIQQNLNARRERLSEVQIGQMRRQVHAQRVKAEEESRRGAVGGYHSQRAARGEIHRPQSNFYEYESIQHARPINAKLTQYH encoded by the exons GGATCAGAATCATGGATAGTTGTGCGAAATTTACGATCGGAAACTGGTGGAATTCTCGATCCAGACGATCAGCTGAAAGATGTAGCAGATGACAGAGAAACGCTGGTGGCTACGCTCGAAGGACGACATGATTCTCATTTGCATCATGGAGGAGACGGGGCTAGCGGCAGTTCTGTGGGAACGGCCAGTCCTGATCTATTTCGG GGAGGTAATGGACTAGGAGTAGGTGCTGATGCCTGCGGTGTGGAAGTTGGAGCTGGTGGTCCGGGGGAAATGGCTGCAGGCGGCCTTCAAGTACGACGTGGTAGTGAACCTACACTCAATCAAGATAATATTCCACTTGGTCAACCAACT atGGCGGCATCGAAAAGATGGTCAGCAGCTGTAGTGTTTAGAGATATGACTAGTTCCCATATGGTAAACGATAACATGGATTCTCAGTTAAAGGATAAACAAATGCCAATCCACAATGATTCCAATAAACTACATTCACATTTAGGTCAACCATTTCAAAGGCAAACGAATAGACTTTCAATGCAATTTTCTGGTCCCGG GAGTGGGAATTGGATTGATGCTGCAGATCGGGTACAAGTTAATAATACTAAAAGTTTACCAAGAGATTCTGCTAGGAAAGAGCCTTTAGGTCAAGATACTAGTGTCATTAATAGTCAAAATCATAG ggTTGAAGATATGCTACGATGGGTATCAGGTGTAAATAATAATCTACCACAAATGCATATGCAAGAACGTCCATTAGATAGGCTGCCAGAAATACCAG TGAATTCTTCTAATTTAATGGATAATGTCAATGGTGGAATGGAAATTGATGTTGGTGTATCGGTTTCAAGTCGAGGAGGTCAACTCACAACCGTTCTTCTCGTGAAAGGTGAACGTGGCTTAGGATTTACAATTACAACTAGAGATAATCCCACTGGAGGGATATGCCCTATTTATATTAAGAATATTTTACCAAAG GGCGCTGCAGTAACAGATGGACGACTCAGAGCTGGAGATAGAATGGTGTCTGTAAACGGAGTATCTGTCAGTGGCTTATCACAACAGCAGGTTGTCACATTATTGCGCAATACACCAACACATTCTACTGTTACCATTGTTGTCGAAAGACCACAGACAGCTGCAGTCCAAACTGTCAGTGCTGTACATAATAGAACCCAA cgAGTTGAACCTCAACCTAATTATAACAAATATAGAGATATGCAAGACACGGGGTCACCCAAGAAAACGCCGAATAAAGATGACGCCGGTCGAGTATCATCGATGGtacatgcaatcaatcaaaatcaTAATAGTTCAATGAGAGGCCATATTAGGAAAAGTTCATCGAAAGATGATATTTTGTATAGAGAACAAGTTAATAAATCTGACCAATCATTGCAGGATGCTTTAAATTCTTCAAAtact GTTTTGGGACTTCGACATCGTTCTGTGATGCGATTAGACATTCCAGTATATGACTCTGAAAAGGCTGGATTAGGTATAAGTGTTAAAGGAAAAGTGACCGTAGGGTCTAATCCTCAAGATTtaggtatttttattaaatcggTACTCAACGGTGGTGCTGCTTCACGAGATGGAAG ATTACATACAAATGATCagttattgaatattaacggtGTTTCGTTAGTTGGTCAATCTAATGCAGAAGCAATGGAAACACTTAGGAGAGCTTTAGTTCATACAAGAAGTAATATTCAAGGCAACATATCACTCACAATTGCGAGAAGAACAG AAAGTATGGATAGTATAGCGCGATGGAAGGACGACACACCTCCAAATGTTAACGAATCATCAAATTCTAATGATAATATCTTAACTCATTCCCAATCATTTTCACCGTCTCAAAATACTGtgatatataattcaaattctccacataaatcaataaattcaaatttatctaGAGAACAAAACAAATCAGTCGTTATGTTAGATTCTAATTATAATAAGAGTATTCAAGTCGATTCTAATTTAAGCAAAGTAGGTGAGCAGCACATAGGTAGTAATAATATCAATTCATCCAATTCCAAAAAGCATTCTTCCATtgttaatataaacaataataatacaacTTGGATAAATGACAAAGTTGAAGATAGTCGAAATTTCCAAGAAATGGATAATAAATTACGCGAAACAAGCGATAGAGACGCAAAGAGAGATAGTTTTGAATGGGGTAGACTAGATGGTTGGAATCCGGTTATTGATCGTTTGACTGGTTTGAGAAACGTTAGCTACTGTTTGGCTACCCAAGACGATTCTACTATATTAAACGGTGGACGAGAACATGTCTCAAGAGCAATGCATCCTCCGAATGCTTTGAGACATAATCTTCGTTCCTCCCAACCTCAACATAATGTTATAATTGAAGAAGATTATGGATCTAACAA AAATGGACCTGGTGGCGTTTGGGAATCAGGTAGTGAGAGTGGTTGTGGAAATGATGCAATTGGATTCTCAAGAGATGCCGTCGGTCGTAGATCAATGTCTGAAAAGAGACATGCTGCAATGGATGCCAAAAACACAGGAACTTACAAAAAACTGAAAGAGCAACGAAGTGCCAACAGTG CTGCACCAGTTGGACCCTCATTAGGAATGCGAAAATCTTCCAGCTTAGAATCTTTACAGACAGCCATTCAAGAAGTTACCCTTCATGGACACCATCATTTAAGACAAAATGATCCTCTTTATGGAAGGGTACATCAAC CTCGAAAACATTGGTTGACAGATAATGGCAATGAAGGAATGGTTAGAGGAACTCCAACTCAATCATCACTGACTCATAAAAAACCTTCAATATTCAAATCATTGTCATCTATGTTAGG ATTTGGAAAACAGCGTCCTAAAATATCTGAAACACGTTCGGAAATATACAGCAGTGTTCCGAGTCGTTCTCATCCTGGCAGAGCTTCAGAAAAGTCCTTAAAGAGTGATGCTATCGAAAGATTGCAACAAGAAGCTCCACCAAAAAATTCCGACGGCAACAGCAATAGCGACGGTACAAATCAGGCAAGGCGCAATGAACAACAGCCTATTCACAATGGCACGCATAGCAGACAACCAAGCAGCGATAGACTAGCTGACGGCGAAGACAGATTGGTCGATTCGAGAGGGATGCAGTGGGTACCTCCTTACAGACATCCACCTTCTAGAACCGGTACAGGCAGTCATACAGTATCGCAG gtAATGGAAGGTCCTTGGGGAGGAGATCATTATGTTAACTATGATGAAATACAACAAAATCTCAA TGCTCGACGAGAGAGATTGAGCGAAGTTCAAATTGGTCAAATGAGAAGACAGGTTCACGCACAGAGAGTAAAAGCAGAAGAAGAAAG TAGGAGGGGTGCAGTCGGTGGCTACCACTCACAGAGAGCCGCAAGAGGAGAAATTCATCGACCACAATCTAATTTTTACGAATATGAAAGCATTCAACATGCGAGACCTATAAATGCCAAGTTGACGCAGTatcattaa
- the baz gene encoding par-3 family cell polarity regulator isoform X1 — translation MRDAGPRCGDHVTDKIIRLFGWRQSYPVEKLQRSIQPRIDSGSESWIVVRNLRSETGGILDPDDQLKDVADDRETLVATLEGRHDSHLHHGGDGASGSSVGTASPDLFRGGNGLGVGADACGVEVGAGGPGEMAAGGLQVRRGSEPTLNQDNIPLGQPTMAASKRWSAAVVFRDMTSSHMVNDNMDSQLKDKQMPIHNDSNKLHSHLGQPFQRQTNRLSMQFSGPGSGNWIDAADRVQVNNTKSLPRDSARKEPLGQDTSVINSQNHRVEDMLRWVSGVNNNLPQMHMQERPLDRLPEIPVNSSNLMDNVNGGMEIDVGVSVSSRGGQLTTVLLVKGERGLGFTITTRDNPTGGICPIYIKNILPKGAAVTDGRLRAGDRMVSVNGVSVSGLSQQQVVTLLRNTPTHSTVTIVVERPQTAAVQTVSAVHNRTQRVEPQPNYNKYRDMQDTGSPKKTPNKDDAGRVSSMVHAINQNHNSSMRGHIRKSSSKDDILYREQVNKSDQSLQDALNSSNTVLGLRHRSVMRLDIPVYDSEKAGLGISVKGKVTVGSNPQDLGIFIKSVLNGGAASRDGRLHTNDQLLNINGVSLVGQSNAEAMETLRRALVHTRSNIQGNISLTIARRTESMDSIARWKDDTPPNVNESSNSNDNILTHSQSFSPSQNTVIYNSNSPHKSINSNLSREQNKSVVMLDSNYNKSIQVDSNLSKVGEQHIGSNNINSSNSKKHSSIVNINNNNTTWINDKVEDSRNFQEMDNKLRETSDRDAKRDSFEWGRLDGWNPVIDRLTGLRNVSYCLATQDDSTILNGGREHVSRAMHPPNALRHNLRSSQPQHNVIIEEDYGSNKNGPGGVWESGSESGCGNDAIGFSRDAVGRRSMSEKRHAAMDAKNTGTYKKLKEQRSANSAAPVGPSLGMRKSSSLESLQTAIQEVTLHGHHHLRQNDPLYGRVHQPRKHWLTDNGNEGMVRGTPTQSSLTHKKPSIFKSLSSMLGFGKQRPKISETRSEIYSSVPSRSHPGRASEKSLKSDAIERLQQEAPPKNSDGNSNSDGTNQARRNEQQPIHNGTHSRQPSSDRLADGEDRLVDSRGMQWVPPYRHPPSRTGTGSHTVSQVMEGPWGGDHYVNYDEIQQNLNARRERLSEVQIGQMRRQVHAQRVKAEEESRRGAVGGYHSQRAARGEIHRPQSNFYEYESIQHARPINAKLTQYH, via the exons ATGCGCGACGCAGGACCCCGTTGCGGTGATCATGTCACCGACAAGATCATCAGGTTGTTCGGATGGAGGCAGAGTTATCCCGTGGAGAAGCTCCAGAGGAGTATCCAACCCAGGATAGATTCG GGATCAGAATCATGGATAGTTGTGCGAAATTTACGATCGGAAACTGGTGGAATTCTCGATCCAGACGATCAGCTGAAAGATGTAGCAGATGACAGAGAAACGCTGGTGGCTACGCTCGAAGGACGACATGATTCTCATTTGCATCATGGAGGAGACGGGGCTAGCGGCAGTTCTGTGGGAACGGCCAGTCCTGATCTATTTCGG GGAGGTAATGGACTAGGAGTAGGTGCTGATGCCTGCGGTGTGGAAGTTGGAGCTGGTGGTCCGGGGGAAATGGCTGCAGGCGGCCTTCAAGTACGACGTGGTAGTGAACCTACACTCAATCAAGATAATATTCCACTTGGTCAACCAACT atGGCGGCATCGAAAAGATGGTCAGCAGCTGTAGTGTTTAGAGATATGACTAGTTCCCATATGGTAAACGATAACATGGATTCTCAGTTAAAGGATAAACAAATGCCAATCCACAATGATTCCAATAAACTACATTCACATTTAGGTCAACCATTTCAAAGGCAAACGAATAGACTTTCAATGCAATTTTCTGGTCCCGG GAGTGGGAATTGGATTGATGCTGCAGATCGGGTACAAGTTAATAATACTAAAAGTTTACCAAGAGATTCTGCTAGGAAAGAGCCTTTAGGTCAAGATACTAGTGTCATTAATAGTCAAAATCATAG ggTTGAAGATATGCTACGATGGGTATCAGGTGTAAATAATAATCTACCACAAATGCATATGCAAGAACGTCCATTAGATAGGCTGCCAGAAATACCAG TGAATTCTTCTAATTTAATGGATAATGTCAATGGTGGAATGGAAATTGATGTTGGTGTATCGGTTTCAAGTCGAGGAGGTCAACTCACAACCGTTCTTCTCGTGAAAGGTGAACGTGGCTTAGGATTTACAATTACAACTAGAGATAATCCCACTGGAGGGATATGCCCTATTTATATTAAGAATATTTTACCAAAG GGCGCTGCAGTAACAGATGGACGACTCAGAGCTGGAGATAGAATGGTGTCTGTAAACGGAGTATCTGTCAGTGGCTTATCACAACAGCAGGTTGTCACATTATTGCGCAATACACCAACACATTCTACTGTTACCATTGTTGTCGAAAGACCACAGACAGCTGCAGTCCAAACTGTCAGTGCTGTACATAATAGAACCCAA cgAGTTGAACCTCAACCTAATTATAACAAATATAGAGATATGCAAGACACGGGGTCACCCAAGAAAACGCCGAATAAAGATGACGCCGGTCGAGTATCATCGATGGtacatgcaatcaatcaaaatcaTAATAGTTCAATGAGAGGCCATATTAGGAAAAGTTCATCGAAAGATGATATTTTGTATAGAGAACAAGTTAATAAATCTGACCAATCATTGCAGGATGCTTTAAATTCTTCAAAtact GTTTTGGGACTTCGACATCGTTCTGTGATGCGATTAGACATTCCAGTATATGACTCTGAAAAGGCTGGATTAGGTATAAGTGTTAAAGGAAAAGTGACCGTAGGGTCTAATCCTCAAGATTtaggtatttttattaaatcggTACTCAACGGTGGTGCTGCTTCACGAGATGGAAG ATTACATACAAATGATCagttattgaatattaacggtGTTTCGTTAGTTGGTCAATCTAATGCAGAAGCAATGGAAACACTTAGGAGAGCTTTAGTTCATACAAGAAGTAATATTCAAGGCAACATATCACTCACAATTGCGAGAAGAACAG AAAGTATGGATAGTATAGCGCGATGGAAGGACGACACACCTCCAAATGTTAACGAATCATCAAATTCTAATGATAATATCTTAACTCATTCCCAATCATTTTCACCGTCTCAAAATACTGtgatatataattcaaattctccacataaatcaataaattcaaatttatctaGAGAACAAAACAAATCAGTCGTTATGTTAGATTCTAATTATAATAAGAGTATTCAAGTCGATTCTAATTTAAGCAAAGTAGGTGAGCAGCACATAGGTAGTAATAATATCAATTCATCCAATTCCAAAAAGCATTCTTCCATtgttaatataaacaataataatacaacTTGGATAAATGACAAAGTTGAAGATAGTCGAAATTTCCAAGAAATGGATAATAAATTACGCGAAACAAGCGATAGAGACGCAAAGAGAGATAGTTTTGAATGGGGTAGACTAGATGGTTGGAATCCGGTTATTGATCGTTTGACTGGTTTGAGAAACGTTAGCTACTGTTTGGCTACCCAAGACGATTCTACTATATTAAACGGTGGACGAGAACATGTCTCAAGAGCAATGCATCCTCCGAATGCTTTGAGACATAATCTTCGTTCCTCCCAACCTCAACATAATGTTATAATTGAAGAAGATTATGGATCTAACAA AAATGGACCTGGTGGCGTTTGGGAATCAGGTAGTGAGAGTGGTTGTGGAAATGATGCAATTGGATTCTCAAGAGATGCCGTCGGTCGTAGATCAATGTCTGAAAAGAGACATGCTGCAATGGATGCCAAAAACACAGGAACTTACAAAAAACTGAAAGAGCAACGAAGTGCCAACAGTG CTGCACCAGTTGGACCCTCATTAGGAATGCGAAAATCTTCCAGCTTAGAATCTTTACAGACAGCCATTCAAGAAGTTACCCTTCATGGACACCATCATTTAAGACAAAATGATCCTCTTTATGGAAGGGTACATCAAC CTCGAAAACATTGGTTGACAGATAATGGCAATGAAGGAATGGTTAGAGGAACTCCAACTCAATCATCACTGACTCATAAAAAACCTTCAATATTCAAATCATTGTCATCTATGTTAGG ATTTGGAAAACAGCGTCCTAAAATATCTGAAACACGTTCGGAAATATACAGCAGTGTTCCGAGTCGTTCTCATCCTGGCAGAGCTTCAGAAAAGTCCTTAAAGAGTGATGCTATCGAAAGATTGCAACAAGAAGCTCCACCAAAAAATTCCGACGGCAACAGCAATAGCGACGGTACAAATCAGGCAAGGCGCAATGAACAACAGCCTATTCACAATGGCACGCATAGCAGACAACCAAGCAGCGATAGACTAGCTGACGGCGAAGACAGATTGGTCGATTCGAGAGGGATGCAGTGGGTACCTCCTTACAGACATCCACCTTCTAGAACCGGTACAGGCAGTCATACAGTATCGCAG gtAATGGAAGGTCCTTGGGGAGGAGATCATTATGTTAACTATGATGAAATACAACAAAATCTCAA TGCTCGACGAGAGAGATTGAGCGAAGTTCAAATTGGTCAAATGAGAAGACAGGTTCACGCACAGAGAGTAAAAGCAGAAGAAGAAAG TAGGAGGGGTGCAGTCGGTGGCTACCACTCACAGAGAGCCGCAAGAGGAGAAATTCATCGACCACAATCTAATTTTTACGAATATGAAAGCATTCAACATGCGAGACCTATAAATGCCAAGTTGACGCAGTatcattaa